The Bactrocera dorsalis isolate Fly_Bdor chromosome 2, ASM2337382v1, whole genome shotgun sequence region GGCATTGGCGATTACAAATACGACATCAAACCGATGTTGCAGAACAGTAAATTTAACAGTAACGATACGTTGAAGCTATCGAAAAGCGTCGATGACTTGAGCATGCAACAGTACAAAATAAAAGACGAACTCATGCGGCAGCACGAGCAGGAGCAACAGGAGAATATACTCAAGATCAAGCAGCACGCAcgtcaacagcagcagcaggctCAACAACAGGCGCAGCGTGAGCGCGAGCGTGAACGCCAGCGTGAACAACAAGCTGTGCAGCAACAACGTTTCTTACATGCCGCAGCTGGACAACAACAATTGCCGCCACCACCGTCGCCGCATGCAGTGCATCGCCTGCCACAGCAACCGACACCACCACCGGGGCTGCAACATGCCTTgcagcagcaacatcaacatttgttgcatcaacaccaacagcagcagcagcagcaccatCTTCTccatcaacaacagcagcgtcaacagcaattacaacaacaacaacaacagcaacaacagcagcagcaacagcagcaacaaccgcAGTCGCAACCGCAGCAATTGTCACCGTCGATTGTACTGCCACCGCCACCCACACCACCCACCACAGCTCAGCAGATACACATACAGACGGCCCAACACCAAGCCACTCAACAGCAGTTGcacttgcaacagcaacaacagcagcagcaacacaaTCCGCAGCAtccgcagcagcaacaacaagggTACACCGATCCCAACACGATCGACCAGTACCTCCTGTCGTGGAATAACTTCCATGGCAATATGTGTCGTGGCTTCCACACCCTACAAAAGGACGAGAAGATGGTGGACGTAACGATCGCCGCGGGcggaaaaattttcaaagcacaCAAACTCGTAAGCATGCAATTGAACTGACATTCAAACCTTGGTGGAATCACGAAGGTCGCGTACACTTTTCACGAAGATtcaataactatatatatatatatatattgcgtattttttcactcattCTCATTTCACACTTTTTGGAAGAGTAAAAAAATAACGCCATTTTTAACTCATACTATTCAATTATATCGAAACTTTGCTCAAAAGCATATTGTTTAAAATCATAATCATCATAAAAGCTCTCAGCGCATTGTGCACTAAAATAAGCTTTTATCACACTTAAtcattatattttcacttttaaatcATTTGCTCATTTTCTCTTATCGTTCTCTCTATGTATTCTCAGGTACTATCCGTTTGCAGTCCATACTTTCAGCAAATATTCCTTGAGAACCCCTCCAGTCACCCTATTCTTTTAATGGCTGATGTAGAAGCTCCTCATATGGCTGGTTTACTGGATTTTATGTACAGTGGACAGGTAAGTTTATTCTAACGGTTTTAACTGAGTGACactaaacacttttcataatatAATGAATGtccatatatgtaattatattttatttgaacctTTAATTGCAGGTTAATGTAAAATACGAAGACCTACCTGTTTTCCTAAAAGTAGCTGAAGCAATGAAGATCAAAGGACTGCACACCGAGGTAAATTGAgtacaatataagtatatagtaaaAGAAATCAAGAGAATGACTTATTGCAATATGTCGCacataaaaagtatttacaaattCAAAGCTTGTAATTCGACTTCCTTCCAAGTTATTGAAATAAGCTTCTATGtattgaaaatggaaaaaattgagcCGACAGATGTCGTGCTGTTAGTGATCTCTAAGAGAACAGCTCAGTTATAATTTAGTAGCAAActttttctaaaacaaatttcCTTTTCATTACCTACATAACTTTACGTTTCGTTCAAAATACTTTCATTTAGAAAAACATGAACGATGATAAGGAAAATGGCTCTTCACAAGATGGCGACTCTCTGGCAACACCAACCGGTTCTGGTACTCAATGTCATTTCGACCGTGCCACACACAGCGTTAACATTACAGGTCATCCATATGGACAATCCCCAATACACCCGCAACAGCCACCCCAACAGCCATCTGCACCACCGCCACCACAGTCAACCGCCCAGACGGCGATTGAACATGGCATGAACGGTACCGGCGGACCACTTTCACCATCGCCAGGTTTTGCCAGCTTCCGCGATCACATCAAATCTAAAGCCAGCTTCGCGGAAACTTTTATGAAGAATCTAAgtcgcaataacaacaataacagcagcattaataattacaataatttgaGCAACGCGTTGCCGGAGTCGACCGCAGTAACACGGAAGTCGGATAATTTCGCCATTATACAAGCGAATAGCAAAAAGATCTTAGACACATCAAAGAAACCACATAAATATCTCGCTAAACGGAAAATATTGATGCATTACAATGAGGAGCTGAATGAGAAGCGCAGGAAGGAGATGGATTGCTACAGCGTTGACACAGATGTGAACAGCAATTTGGATGTCACGCTAGTGGAAACAAACAATACGACATCGGAGACCTTAGGCTTAACACCAGCAATATCGGTCAGCGCTATAAGTAACAGTAGCAGCAATAACTACAAGATACGACTCATGGAGAAGCATCAGAATGATACGGCTGCCCAAGCAGCagctgccgccgccgctgccgctAATACTGTCACatcaaaacacaacaacaacgacgacgcAATCAATAATAACGAGTCACATACCACTAAGGAAACCACACCGCTGGAAGAGGAAGTCACAGAAGCATTAAATCTCGTGCAAAATTGTACCACAACCAGCAGCTCGTACGATGGTTCGAAAGCCGCAACCGACTCGAGCGAAAAAACAAGTTTCAAGGAAAAAACGACAACTAGCAGCACCATTTCCCCGCTTGTGCCTTTAATCAACATCAAAGTGGAGCAGCCCGACTCGAGCTACAATATGGGAAATATGAGTAGTGGCCTAAGCAGTGGAGCTAGTAGCAGCGGCTGCAGCATTGGTGGGCGCAGCAGTACGAGTACATCAGATGAGGATGAGCTGGAGCGCGAGCGTGAACGAGAACTGGAACGTGTGTTAGAACGCGAACGGGAGCATGAAAGCGAGCGCGAACGTCAACGCGAGCGCACACTTGATCGTGAACGTGAACACGAGAGGGAACGCAATCAATATCACACTGATTATAATAAGGACGAAATGGAGACAGATcccaataataacaacagcaaggaCACCGCAAACTTGAATAAGAACGTTGCGCTCATACACGCAATTACACGCAATTTGGAACATCCTAAgagtgacaacaacaataatcacaCAGAACTAGATTTAAGTAATACGCATTTAAGCAGTTTGGGATTGGTAGCCGGCATTACCGACAACGAGACTGTCAAGAATATAGCGACAGCTGAGATCTTGTGCGGTCTGAAGAGTAAAGTCTTCAAAATGGAGAAACTAGACGAGGATCGTGAGCGGGAACGTGAGAATTGTCGTAGCttgagtgaaataaaaaatgcggGTGATTGACAATTGAGCGCGTTGACACGAAAAGCCCATTAAGGATTGGGATAAGCGGCCGAGTGAAAGCATCAGCCCAAggcatacaaattttattgaaggGATGGACAGATTTCGAACATCTGCGGTAAGACATCGTTTCGACGTGGAAAGTGTCCCTCAAGCGTTAGTTTAGTTGATACGTTGAAAtgcatttgtttattattttttattatttttgttaattggtagttatttattttttacatactcGTACAGAGATACTTACAGGTATGCATGCATACATTGCTCTACTTTCTCCATTAATTTAGTAAGTACGCATGAGTAGTTAGATTAAGATACAACTAATAAGTTTATGTTAATGTGTGGAATAGATAAAACTTAGATTTAAGCAGcgaaaatgttgataaataaaaatatggcaaattAATATAAGAGAGTAAACAGAGTTGACAGAAAACGACAAAATACATATTTCCCTGCTTACTCAATTATAAGAAGAAACCATCCAGCCCTTTtgatcataaaaatttaataagagcATCTCAGCGCACGAAGGTACACCATTAGCCGAATATACGTATTCGTTGACTTCGAATTTTGATCTTGAGAAAATCTAAATTGTGTTATAAAGCTAGAAATTCAGTCGAAAGTGTCAATATTGGCAGacatttttgcatatatgtatatctcttcCTTTTTGTACGATATTTAAAGGAAATTTGCTAGTTAATAAACAAAGAGATAAAGtgaaacatttaaattaaaatagaaatagtaattattttactttaccTGATCAACTCgtaaattatatgaaaacattaaattaaatatttgatatcaCTTTGCTGCAGCTTAACTTGCCAGCtctatttttaatacttaaaatacattttattgttaaacaccAGGGAaacttttaaaactttaaaggaGTTTAGGAATTTCAAAGAACGTTTTAACCCATAAAATCCtcaaaataataacaagtaTTAATTTAATGCacttaaataatacaataataacttatttatattaatatgtcTTAATCCCACTAAAACCATTAAAATGGTTACAAAAACGCATTGAGCAGTGCAAGCAGAGCTTATGTTATTATTTCAGGAAACTCTGCTCCGattccatataaatttttttttaattttgttaccataaaatattgttgtttggTAGATTCCCGATAATCAATTAATAATCAATGTACTTTTCTGATGTCACTACTTTTCtgcaattttataataataattaatatttatttcatctcATTTGCTATTTATTGTCGTATGTTATCGAACACAAAtcaattattcaattattttttcggTATATATTACTAAACTAAATCtagatttcattatttttaatattcattcgcaagtactatatatgtatgtacatatggatgtgAAAAGTTCACATTAAAACAAAGTTTCGTAATTTAAAGCAAACAAACATGCgattaagtatttatatatgcatcGGCTGTTTGAAGAACCCCCATcccacatgtatgtatttatattagcATAGTAAAGTCTATACATAAATACAGACAGGAAAAGAGAAAAATTCACCCATTCACCACATTGAATAagaatatgtaatataatataaatgtaaagTCCGTGCGCTATAATGCACCACAGTGCCTTTCAAACTACAGTGGCTCTCAAAACGTTGATTGAATGCCACGTTAGTGTTGAACAAAACGTACCGATCGGTTCTTAAGTCGTGTCTTTGCAGTTACGTATTTTTATATTGCCTGTCATTATCGCATGTggctatacaattttttatgtttatttattgtttttacctgtatttatgttatatataacAAGTAATCGTACATTCCAACATGCATTACAAATGATGTACTCAATTCGTTCATAATAAGTTAATACACATTGTACAACACTTGCATTCTTTTGATGTATGTAATcgtattaaataaattacaaacaaTTTCGAAGCGTAAAAAAATacgtttaaaaattgttaaataaataatgcgtaagttgatttttatgaaaatgaaaaatttataaacaaataaagattaagtcttgttttattttcacgagattgcaatatttattttaaatcaatCAAGTCAAGGAATCACACCATAGCTGAACAATTCTTTGATGTTCTCTGTCTGGCTCAGGTATACGAATTAGCGCCATCTACTGGCGTCCTTTTTCCAAAACTACTTTATTGAAGATCCCTACCATCGTGTGAGAGGAGAatccttcaaaaatatttatttcacacCACGACTCTTAAACCAACAACTTGCTGAGGCATTCAGCAACGCGGCGAAACCTACATCTTTGACGATGCGATGGTTTGAACAGGGTGTGTTTCACTTATACTGTTGTGCGTATAGAGGTGTGTTAATACATGCATAGACACAAACAACCGAACATTTGACAATAGGCGGTTCAACAGCAGGATAACAACTAGAAAATCCACCACAATAAATGCACTCATTTAGGAGCAGGACATGCGCATTCGCCAAGTCATTGAACGATtccttgatatacatatgttttaaccACTCAAATATCGAGTTCGCTGCCTGACAGGCATTCAGTTGCTTGGCATTTCATTGTTTCGCGTTTCGTTTCAATGTGTCGAGCATTTTGTATACAAATCAAAACTACAATAATGAACGAAAGTCACAAGCACACGAAGGTGAAAACGACGTTAACCAAGGCAACGGTAATACAAGTAGAACGACATTGCAATCCCtgcccaaaaaaaaaagaatgaaaCAAGCCGCCTTAGTGAAAAATCGaaagacacacatacattttgAGAGCGGAGAGCAATGAAAAAAGGCGAAGAACTCGCAGCAGTCGTAAAAAACCGGTTAATAAATAAGTCTCGCAtttaaggaaaataaaataagtgtttacactaagaaaagttgaaaaattaaataaaaatgttaaaacgcTTGCGAAAAGATTAAAGCAGAAGTGAGAAGCGCGGAAATTGTGGTACAGCGTAATCCTGCGGAAAAAATGTGTACATTACAAATTAGCTCCCGGACCAAAggcataatttttgtaatttctgaTATGTACCTATTTATATGGTACATAAATTGTGAAATGCTTCATGGCTTGGATTAAATCGTACTGGGAACaccatatatgcatacatacataaaaaagttttgaaaattagaaaataatataaagtagCCGTttcaagtaaattaaattacactaaTAATGTATGAGGTGTAGTTTTCCAGAAGCATTGTAAGGGCGATGGTGTCTCCAAATAGGAATTCGACACTCTTACATTTACACAAACAGATGTGGTTACGAACGGGAATACTTGGCAGCTGCTCCTTAaagtacctacatacatacataacacaAATGTATGAAGGTCTTGCTATTGTGTGTGTATGGTATAAGCGAAGGCGCACAAAAGTACATCACGACTTGGTGGGACTGCGCTGGCCATATCCCGGATGCCAACCTACAAACATGtttgcatgcatatgtatgtatgtagatacgaAATGTCTTGTGAGTATGTAGTGCCAGGGATACAGAAATAAGGCGCTTTTGCGCGCGCGTGAGTATGAGGGAAGCATTTAGGGAGCGGCAGTTCAAAAATTTCTGAAACCCATTTGAAAGTATGAAAGGCAAGGCGTCGAAAAGAAATATTCATTACAACAATATTAACAAAATgataaatgttattaaataagCTGACGGAATTCTGATAAAACTGGACAATAGCCCAATAAATTAATTGTATTCTATAGTGCGAATTGCTTAGTGTTCCATAGTGTTGTGTGCAGTAGAGCACAGGTGGCATAAATAAGCGAAGCCACCACAATAGGTGCCAAGCCCGGCCGCACTCGTTGGTGCTGCTAGGTCTTCCTTTTTCTTTCATATGCTGCGACTGTGGAGCAAAACAACCCCCTCCATATCGGCAGTAAACAAAGTTTATACAACAGTAATAAGTTACaagaacaaaaaagcaaaaaattatgcaaacatTAACAGGAAAGTGTGTATAAGGGAAACAATGAGGATGGGAGTATGTGTGAGAGTGAGCGCAAGCATGAGTGTTGCCACTTAAAGACAATTATAAtgcgaagaaaaaatatatattaacaaagTAAAAATGATAAGCTTAATCTGAGAGTTATGTTTTCAAGTACGTCTGCAATTATGCTAATCGGTTCGAGTACgtaacaaaatatcaaaaatagaaaatactcAAATCTCTTATTTTTGccatattgtaaaaaatttcgttaattttGCTTATAATTCTTAACagtgttttaattttcttttgttaagTTGGTTGCTATTAACAGTTAGTAAAACGATCTGCGTAACATAACCTATAAATTTCATATCACTTTGGCAACTCTACAAATTTGCGCTCTCTCAAGAAATTTCTACTGACAGGTAGCAAAAGTGCTCTCCCATAAGTTTGACTCTACGTCAGTGGGTTTTCTTTAGGGGTCGAATATATCCTGGAAAAACCACAGTGtagataaaaagaaattttggtagAAAGCATACGGGGTAGTAAATTAATAGAGAACATAAAATAAgtatatgaaaacaaaacatgTAAAGAAATTAGAGAATACAA contains the following coding sequences:
- the LOC105229581 gene encoding putative mediator of RNA polymerase II transcription subunit 26 isoform X1; translation: MDMAANEIMAANEIMAPNVNANCQYSTRYCWEAEKVKTLIRLRAELSPLFTGKRNASKYAWAVVERKLNVPLPLSKIIKKWNNLLQEYKAIKMSEEPKRREWPFFTLMDVYFSDQVNDPSLRLFSSTKTLRETIDDSVFEEDPIIVSAIEAATSGAYMDIDELIRRQKERAEKKYALAGGGIGDYKYDIKPMLQNSKFNSNDTLKLSKSVDDLSMQQYKIKDELMRQHEQEQQENILKIKQHARQQQQQAQQQAQRERERERQREQQAVQQQRFLHAAAGQQQLPPPPSPHAVHRLPQQPTPPPGLQHALQQQHQHLLHQHQQQQQQHHLLHQQQQRQQQLQQQQQQQQQQQQQQQQPQSQPQQLSPSIVLPPPPTPPTTAQQIHIQTAQHQATQQQLHLQQQQQQQQHNPQHPQQQQQGYTDPNTIDQYLLSWNNFHGNMCRGFHTLQKDEKMVDVTIAAGGKIFKAHKLVLSVCSPYFQQIFLENPSSHPILLMADVEAPHMAGLLDFMYSGQVNVKYEDLPVFLKVAEAMKIKGLHTEKNMNDDKENGSSQDGDSLATPTGSGTQCHFDRATHSVNITGHPYGQSPIHPQQPPQQPSAPPPPQSTAQTAIEHGMNGTGGPLSPSPGFASFRDHIKSKASFAETFMKNLSRNNNNNSSINNYNNLSNALPESTAVTRKSDNFAIIQANSKKILDTSKKPHKYLAKRKILMHYNEELNEKRRKEMDCYSVDTDVNSNLDVTLVETNNTTSETLGLTPAISVSAISNSSSNNYKIRLMEKHQNDTAAQAAAAAAAAANTVTSKHNNNDDAINNNESHTTKETTPLEEEVTEALNLVQNCTTTSSSYDGSKAATDSSEKTSFKEKTTTSSTISPLVPLINIKVEQPDSSYNMGNMSSGLSSGASSSGCSIGGRSSTSTSDEDELERERERELERVLEREREHESERERQRERTLDREREHERERNQYHTDYNKDEMETDPNNNNSKDTANLNKNVALIHAITRNLEHPKSDNNNNHTELDLSNTHLSSLGLVAGITDNETVKNIATAEILCGLKSKVFKMEKLDEDRERERENCRSLSEIKNAGD
- the LOC105229581 gene encoding putative mediator of RNA polymerase II transcription subunit 26 isoform X2, with the protein product MSEEPKRREWPFFTLMDVYFSDQVNDPSLRLFSSTKTLRETIDDSVFEEDPIIVSAIEAATSGAYMDIDELIRRQKERAEKKYALAGGGIGDYKYDIKPMLQNSKFNSNDTLKLSKSVDDLSMQQYKIKDELMRQHEQEQQENILKIKQHARQQQQQAQQQAQRERERERQREQQAVQQQRFLHAAAGQQQLPPPPSPHAVHRLPQQPTPPPGLQHALQQQHQHLLHQHQQQQQQHHLLHQQQQRQQQLQQQQQQQQQQQQQQQQPQSQPQQLSPSIVLPPPPTPPTTAQQIHIQTAQHQATQQQLHLQQQQQQQQHNPQHPQQQQQGYTDPNTIDQYLLSWNNFHGNMCRGFHTLQKDEKMVDVTIAAGGKIFKAHKLVLSVCSPYFQQIFLENPSSHPILLMADVEAPHMAGLLDFMYSGQVNVKYEDLPVFLKVAEAMKIKGLHTEKNMNDDKENGSSQDGDSLATPTGSGTQCHFDRATHSVNITGHPYGQSPIHPQQPPQQPSAPPPPQSTAQTAIEHGMNGTGGPLSPSPGFASFRDHIKSKASFAETFMKNLSRNNNNNSSINNYNNLSNALPESTAVTRKSDNFAIIQANSKKILDTSKKPHKYLAKRKILMHYNEELNEKRRKEMDCYSVDTDVNSNLDVTLVETNNTTSETLGLTPAISVSAISNSSSNNYKIRLMEKHQNDTAAQAAAAAAAAANTVTSKHNNNDDAINNNESHTTKETTPLEEEVTEALNLVQNCTTTSSSYDGSKAATDSSEKTSFKEKTTTSSTISPLVPLINIKVEQPDSSYNMGNMSSGLSSGASSSGCSIGGRSSTSTSDEDELERERERELERVLEREREHESERERQRERTLDREREHERERNQYHTDYNKDEMETDPNNNNSKDTANLNKNVALIHAITRNLEHPKSDNNNNHTELDLSNTHLSSLGLVAGITDNETVKNIATAEILCGLKSKVFKMEKLDEDRERERENCRSLSEIKNAGD